A part of Oncorhynchus kisutch isolate 150728-3 linkage group LG2, Okis_V2, whole genome shotgun sequence genomic DNA contains:
- the LOC109908623 gene encoding protein S100-A1-like isoform X1: MDPLRTARFSQQCKMGSKLESAMEGLIQVFYSYSSKEGDKYKLSKVELKNLLQGELSEFLAACKDPMVVEKIMSDLDENKDGEVDFQEFVVLVVALTVACNKFFVEGLNE; encoded by the exons GTTTTCACAGCAGTGTAAAATGGGTTCCAAACTTGAGAGTGCAATGGAGGGGCTAATTCAAGTGTTCTACTCATACTCCTCAAAAGAAGGGGACAAGTACAAGCTGAGCAAAGTTGAGCTGAAGAATCTATTGCAGGGTGAACTGAGTGAATTCCTGGCG gcatgCAAGGACCCTATGGTAGTAGAGAAGATCATGAGTGATCTGGATGAAAACAAAGATGGCGAAGTGGACTTTCAGGAGTTTGTCGTCTTGGTTGTTGCGCTGACGGTGGCCTGTAACAAGTTCTTTGTAGAGGgcctgaatgaatga
- the LOC109908623 gene encoding protein S100-A1-like isoform X2, protein MGSKLESAMEGLIQVFYSYSSKEGDKYKLSKVELKNLLQGELSEFLAACKDPMVVEKIMSDLDENKDGEVDFQEFVVLVVALTVACNKFFVEGLNE, encoded by the exons ATGGGTTCCAAACTTGAGAGTGCAATGGAGGGGCTAATTCAAGTGTTCTACTCATACTCCTCAAAAGAAGGGGACAAGTACAAGCTGAGCAAAGTTGAGCTGAAGAATCTATTGCAGGGTGAACTGAGTGAATTCCTGGCG gcatgCAAGGACCCTATGGTAGTAGAGAAGATCATGAGTGATCTGGATGAAAACAAAGATGGCGAAGTGGACTTTCAGGAGTTTGTCGTCTTGGTTGTTGCGCTGACGGTGGCCTGTAACAAGTTCTTTGTAGAGGgcctgaatgaatga